The Mesoterricola silvestris sequence AGATCTCGAACTACAACGGGCGCACCCAGATCCGCCTGGACAAGCTGCGCTTCGCCCGGGACGAGGAGGTGGGGGACCTGGCGCGGTTCTTCCCGGTGAGCCGGCGGGACGCCGAGGAGATGGCCCAGGAACTGGATGGCCTCATCGCCGGCGTGAAGGACCCCTGGATCCGCCGGCTGCTGGAGGCCCTCTTCGTGGAGGACGCCAGCCGCCGGGAAGCCTTCCGCCGGGCCCCCGCCGCCAAGAGCATGCACCACGTGTGCCTGGGCGGCCTCATCGAGCACACCCTGTCCGTGGCGGGCATGGCCGACCGGGCCTGCGCCCACTATCCGGACCTGAACCGGGATCTGGTGCTGGCCGGCGTCCTGCTCCACGACCTGGGCAAGACCGCCGAGCTCACCTACCAGCGGAGTTTCGGGTACTCGGACGCGGGCAACCTCCTGGGCCACATCTCCATGGAGGCCGAGTGGATCAGCCGGGCCGCCTCGGGGATCCCCG is a genomic window containing:
- a CDS encoding 3'-5' exoribonuclease YhaM family protein, with translation MAEQAALRTLKEGDSFNGFLLAQEVAFKTSAKGSEYLELKLGDASGDLKGFLWDLRAVEGDLDLVAPDAFLKVKGQISNYNGRTQIRLDKLRFARDEEVGDLARFFPVSRRDAEEMAQELDGLIAGVKDPWIRRLLEALFVEDASRREAFRRAPAAKSMHHVCLGGLIEHTLSVAGMADRACAHYPDLNRDLVLAGVLLHDLGKTAELTYQRSFGYSDAGNLLGHISMEAEWISRAASGIPGFPEELRLHLLHIVLSHHGRLEYGSPVLPKTPEALLVHYLDDLDGKLEAMFRGMREDAGEGSWTPFSRSMDRMIYKSRWPKVD